The Fusarium poae strain DAOMC 252244 chromosome Unknown contig_8, whole genome shotgun sequence genomic sequence aaaccaacaaaatagaACCACACGTCACTTATTCTGTTATTCCATGCTAATGTATTCGAGCATAGGCCTGCCTGGAGCACTCTAATTTTTCACAGTAAGTCCTGTTTCCCCGCCACGCCCGGTAGGGCATGGGAGTTCCACAGAGGAAAGCCCGGCCGGACCAGTACGCGGTGAGGCGGACCACGGCCCCAGCCAggcccaaggttcaactacgagctttttaaccacaacaactttaatatacgctattggagctggaattaccATGTTTGCTGGCACCAGACTTGCCCTCAATTGTTCCTCGTTAAGGATTTAAATTGTACTCATTCGATTACAAGACcccaaaagagccctgtCGGTATTTATTGTCACTACCTCCCGTGTCGGGATTGGGTAATTGCGCCTGCTGCCTTCGCGGATGTAGTAGCTGTTtcaggctccttctccggGGTGAGGCCGCACCCTCCGTTGCCGTTGCAACCGTGTTTGGCCAATACCCCAAACATCGAAAGTTGATAGGGaaagaaatttgaatgaaccatcgcgggcgcaaggccatgcgattcgaggagttatcatgaatcaccagTGAGCCCCGAAGGTGGGttttaatctaataaatGCATCCCTTCGAAGTCAGGATTTTTAACGTAATATTAGCTCTAAATTACCACGGTTATCCAAACAGTAAGTACTATCAAATAaacgataacttatatattggTAATTCTCGCGGTTTCGCTGTATAATTGCTTATGCTTAGACATGCATGGAGCTTTAATCTTTGAACAAGCATATGACTACTGGCGAGAATCAACCAGGTAACTATCGTGTGCCGGGGTTGGCCACCAGGCTTCGGCAGCGGAgagagatattgagttacTGGTAGCGAGACAGAGCTCGCTTCTTCACAGCGCATCTGGCAGGGCCACATACGCCGCTAGGGCAATCCGCTTTCCCCTCTAGATTCCCCAGGGCTTCCCTTCCACCGCACCGAACCCGCTGTGGGAGGTGGGCTTAGAGAGCAGGGAGGAAGGACCTAGCACGCTGCTTCACCGTCGCAGCGGTTACCTCCCGATGCTCAGATTTCAGGCGTAGCCagcggccagccatccacGAAACCCAACTGCTAGCaacgaggccgaagccaagctgctgtaacgcaggcatccccagtacgcggtcagtgaagccgtttcgtgggggtcgacgaaccactatgctgagacgctgcgggaccatgggtcgccaaaccagtgaatcagcacgcagtggaagtctgcaagatcagGTACTGGAGGGTTGCGCCGCAGCTGTGTCCGACCCTTTCAGGCGGGCTGCTTTGCTCCCTCTTATACCCTCCGAGGGTGTTTTTGTGGGTCgcacgccagaccgggctcgagggccacttttattttccgcaaaattcatttgtatgggaaatttaaaaatcgactcacggccaccaaaccacaaaaccatttcgcacgcattttttcaaagtttgcatgcagatagatcttgcctttctgatcacaatgatggtcttcacactttctagcgacgcctgggggaggctgcaggtgcgTTCAAGTTTCAGCTATGGTAGCCAGGAttcggcctaccctatacctaccCGCCTCAAAGCCCCCTCCCTCGACGACAGGAGCACCTACGAGCAAGCGGACTGAAGCATTCGAGTCCCTGCATTCTGCTGTATACCATAGAgttttcaaaggtcgaaaagaggctcccctccttcacttttccattttccatcacttttctcacacactcactcaacttcacatcgaactcatccgaattctttcaaaagttaccaactaggtaacttttatttttcatttctttcactaccctattcctctgctgactaatctagctaatatagcctaccctagagtacctcccagcgtcccattccagcccacgctatccaggctcctattttcaccaagttaaacctgcctaccctgtatcccccaagcccagagcccgagccagactggcagattcaatccagctcagcttctcggggaaactcgaggcaactcttcagaaacttctacagaaagaacaaccacgcctttcccacgcctcttatctagaagcctaccctgcggcgcggaccctggccgggccaaagttgtctctcatgtacccgccgaggctgttttggacggctcctcgccagaccgggctcgtgggccacttttgattttccgcaaaattcat encodes the following:
- a CDS encoding uncharacterized protein (TransMembrane:1 (o75-94i)), which encodes MNFAENKSGPRARSGVRPTKTPSEGIRGSKAARLKGLPLRADSLVWRPMVPQRLSIVVRRPPRNGFTDRVLGMPALQQLGFGLVASSWVSWMAGRWLRLKSEHREVTAATVKQRARSFLPAL